The proteins below come from a single Agrococcus beijingensis genomic window:
- the pcaH gene encoding protocatechuate 3,4-dioxygenase subunit beta yields the protein MPIEPDDEAFSSPVALEPVAAAPESLLASADMPSQQQITREIGELHADAERRVAEGEELPATLYDFAPYRSSILRHPTKDPRLVDPETIELWSPAYGQRDVAKVESDLTLQHSGEPLGERITVQGRLLDSWGRPLRNQLLEIWQANAAGRYIHQRDQHPAPLDPNFTGAGRIVTNDDGEYAFTTIKPGPYPWKNHVNAWRPAHIHFSVFGTGFTQRIITQMYFPSDPLFALDPIYNSIRSQRDRDRLIAAYDHDLTVPELSMGYRWDIVVDGPDATWFEPEDEH from the coding sequence ATGCCCATCGAGCCCGACGACGAGGCGTTCTCGTCACCCGTGGCCCTCGAGCCCGTCGCCGCTGCGCCCGAGTCGCTGCTGGCGTCGGCCGACATGCCGTCGCAGCAGCAGATCACCCGCGAGATCGGCGAGCTGCACGCCGACGCCGAGCGACGGGTCGCCGAGGGCGAGGAGCTGCCCGCCACGCTGTACGACTTCGCGCCCTATCGCTCGAGCATCCTGCGACACCCCACGAAGGACCCGCGACTGGTCGACCCCGAGACCATCGAGCTGTGGTCCCCCGCCTACGGCCAGCGCGACGTCGCGAAGGTCGAGTCGGATCTCACGCTGCAGCACTCGGGCGAGCCGCTCGGCGAGCGGATCACCGTGCAGGGCCGGCTGCTCGACAGCTGGGGCCGGCCGCTGCGCAACCAGCTGCTCGAGATCTGGCAGGCCAACGCGGCGGGCCGCTACATCCACCAGCGCGACCAGCATCCCGCGCCGCTCGACCCGAACTTCACCGGCGCCGGCCGCATCGTCACGAACGACGACGGCGAGTATGCGTTCACGACGATCAAGCCCGGCCCCTACCCCTGGAAGAACCACGTCAACGCGTGGCGGCCGGCGCACATCCACTTCTCGGTCTTCGGCACCGGCTTCACGCAGCGGATCATCACCCAGATGTACTTCCCCAGCGACCCGCTGTTCGCCCTCGACCCGATCTACAACTCGATCCGCTCGCAGCGCGATCGCGACCGGCTGATCGCCGCGTACGACCACGACCTGACGGTGCCCGAGCTCTCGATGGGCTACCGCTGGGACATCGTCGTCGACGGCCCCGACGCCACCTGGTTCGAGCCGGAGGACGAGCACTGA
- the pcaG gene encoding protocatechuate 3,4-dioxygenase subunit alpha, whose product MPAETSASSARDRRGTAPLEPTAGQTIGPFFAFGLQYPKMHELAFPHSPGAIVLGGTVLDGAGAPIPDSCVEIWQADEHGAIPRARGSLRRDDHTFTGFGRAFTTDEGHFEFWTRDPGPVDGAAPFFATIVYARGLPHKLHTRIYLPEDRERLDADPLLASLTPVERETLIATRLPDGSLRHDIRLQGERETVFIRF is encoded by the coding sequence ATGCCCGCAGAGACCAGCGCGAGCAGCGCGCGCGACCGACGCGGCACGGCGCCGCTCGAGCCCACCGCCGGCCAGACCATCGGGCCGTTCTTCGCGTTCGGGCTGCAGTACCCCAAGATGCACGAGCTCGCGTTCCCGCACAGCCCGGGCGCGATCGTGCTCGGCGGCACCGTGCTCGACGGCGCGGGTGCACCCATCCCCGACTCCTGCGTCGAGATCTGGCAGGCCGACGAGCACGGCGCGATCCCCCGGGCTCGCGGGAGCCTCCGGCGCGACGACCACACCTTCACCGGCTTCGGCCGCGCGTTCACGACCGACGAGGGGCACTTCGAGTTCTGGACCCGCGACCCGGGGCCGGTCGACGGCGCGGCGCCCTTCTTCGCCACGATCGTCTACGCCCGCGGGCTGCCGCACAAGCTGCACACCCGCATCTACCTGCCGGAGGATCGCGAGCGCCTCGACGCCGACCCGCTGCTGGCCTCGCTCACGCCGGTCGAGCGCGAGACGCTCATCGCCACGCGCCTGCCGGACGGCTCCCTGCGCCACGACATCCGGCTGCAGGGCGAGCGCGAGACCGTCTTCATCCGCTTCTGA
- a CDS encoding lyase family protein, whose translation MTAIDDGLLSPLTVGTDASVADASVLDALVAAEVALVRALGTAGLAPAHAVDAVSDALGWQGAGLPCLLHGIALQPLAAAAVAGGNPVIPLVPALRAAVPDAARAWVHRGATSQDILDTALMLTARAAADQALHSLAATERALSALAVEHRDAVAAARTLTQHAVPTTVGLRAATWLRGVRRAAERLAAARAALPAQLGGAGGTLASFVELARDAVEPSGTVRTIVEAFAAETGLAVPDAPWHVTRWPVTELGDALVQAIDAVGRIATDVATLSRTEIGELAEGSGGGSSAMPQKQNPAAAVLIRSAALRAPQLGATLHLASALAGDERPDGAWHAEWPTLRELLRLALGATAHAASMTAGLRVDLDAVARNLGATRGLLVAERLSLALGPIIGADAVRAIVGSVAAGGDLAHAVRAALAEAGAADVDVERLIDPQEYTGLAGGLVDEAVSGTRPATPSTRHDRQQEAE comes from the coding sequence GTGACCGCCATCGATGACGGCCTGCTGTCGCCGCTCACGGTCGGCACCGACGCGTCCGTCGCCGACGCCTCGGTGCTCGACGCGCTCGTGGCCGCCGAGGTGGCGCTCGTGCGAGCGCTCGGCACCGCGGGGCTCGCGCCCGCGCACGCGGTCGATGCGGTGTCGGATGCGCTCGGCTGGCAGGGCGCGGGGCTCCCGTGCCTGCTCCACGGGATCGCCCTCCAGCCCCTGGCGGCCGCAGCCGTCGCGGGCGGCAACCCGGTCATCCCGCTCGTCCCGGCGCTGCGCGCCGCGGTGCCCGACGCCGCGCGCGCCTGGGTGCACCGCGGAGCAACCAGCCAGGACATCCTCGACACCGCACTCATGCTCACCGCGCGAGCGGCGGCCGACCAGGCGCTGCACTCCCTGGCCGCGACCGAGCGGGCGCTCTCAGCACTCGCGGTCGAGCACCGCGACGCGGTCGCGGCCGCTCGCACGTTGACGCAGCACGCCGTGCCGACCACGGTGGGGCTGCGGGCCGCCACCTGGCTGCGGGGCGTGCGCCGCGCCGCCGAGCGCCTCGCGGCTGCCCGCGCGGCGCTGCCGGCCCAGCTCGGCGGCGCGGGCGGCACGCTCGCCTCGTTCGTCGAGCTCGCCCGCGATGCGGTGGAGCCGAGCGGCACCGTCCGCACGATCGTCGAGGCGTTCGCGGCCGAGACCGGCCTGGCGGTGCCGGACGCCCCCTGGCACGTCACCCGCTGGCCGGTCACCGAGCTCGGCGACGCGCTCGTGCAGGCGATCGACGCCGTCGGCCGGATCGCCACCGATGTCGCCACGCTCAGCCGCACCGAGATCGGCGAGCTCGCCGAGGGCTCCGGCGGCGGCTCGTCGGCGATGCCGCAGAAGCAGAACCCCGCGGCGGCCGTGCTGATCCGCTCGGCGGCACTGCGCGCGCCGCAGCTCGGCGCCACGCTCCACCTCGCGTCGGCGCTCGCCGGCGATGAGCGGCCCGATGGCGCCTGGCACGCGGAGTGGCCGACGCTGCGCGAGCTGCTGCGCCTGGCCCTCGGCGCGACCGCGCACGCGGCAAGCATGACCGCGGGCCTCCGCGTCGACCTCGACGCGGTGGCGCGCAACCTCGGCGCCACGCGCGGGCTCCTCGTCGCCGAGCGGCTCTCGCTCGCGCTCGGTCCCATCATCGGGGCGGATGCGGTGCGTGCGATCGTCGGGTCGGTGGCCGCGGGCGGCGACCTCGCCCACGCTGTCCGCGCGGCGCTCGCCGAGGCCGGCGCGGCGGACGTCGACGTCGAGCGCCTCATCGACCCGCAGGAGTACACCGGGCTCGCCGGAGGGCTCGTCGACGAGGCCGTGAGCGGCACCCGCCCCGCCACGCCCAGCACTCGCCACGATCGGCAGCAGGAGGCCGAATGA
- a CDS encoding alpha/beta fold hydrolase, whose product MTVPTLTLTPLGGIDDGAPLVLGPSLGTSSILWERTVAALGQEHRLLAWDLPGHGASPRTEDPFTVADLADAVARAVRDAGCTRIRYAGVSLGGATGLELLLRHPDLVDSAAIVASGAQLGDPQAWHERAAQVRAQSTSSLISGSAQRWFAPGSIEREPDLSGRLLHALQEADDESYARCCEALAGFDVRDRLSDIERPVVAVWGEHDAVAPAAKAEEIATGVHHGSAAMIADAAHLPPAEQPEATARVLLDHFARGGAA is encoded by the coding sequence ATGACCGTCCCGACGCTCACCCTCACCCCGCTGGGCGGCATCGACGACGGTGCGCCGCTCGTGCTCGGCCCGTCGCTCGGCACCTCCAGCATCCTCTGGGAGCGCACGGTCGCCGCGCTCGGGCAGGAGCACCGGCTGCTCGCCTGGGATCTGCCCGGCCACGGCGCCTCGCCGCGCACCGAAGACCCGTTCACCGTCGCCGACCTCGCCGACGCGGTGGCGCGAGCCGTCCGCGATGCCGGGTGCACACGCATCCGCTATGCCGGTGTGTCGCTCGGCGGCGCCACCGGGCTCGAGCTGCTGCTGCGCCATCCCGACCTGGTCGACTCGGCCGCGATCGTCGCCTCCGGGGCGCAGCTGGGCGATCCGCAGGCTTGGCACGAGCGCGCCGCGCAGGTGCGCGCCCAGTCGACCTCGTCGCTCATCAGCGGCTCGGCGCAGCGCTGGTTCGCGCCCGGCTCGATCGAGCGCGAGCCCGACCTGAGCGGGCGCCTGCTGCACGCGCTGCAGGAGGCCGACGACGAGTCGTACGCACGGTGCTGCGAGGCGCTCGCCGGCTTCGACGTGCGCGACCGGCTCAGCGACATCGAACGGCCCGTCGTGGCGGTGTGGGGCGAGCACGATGCCGTCGCACCTGCGGCGAAGGCCGAGGAGATCGCGACGGGCGTGCACCACGGCTCAGCGGCGATGATCGCCGACGCCGCCCACCTGCCGCCCGCCGAGCAGCCCGAGGCGACCGCCCGCGTGCTGCTCGACCACTTCGCGCGAGGAGGCGCAGCATGA
- the pcaC gene encoding 4-carboxymuconolactone decarboxylase, whose protein sequence is MSRPFGEGLTDAERYLQGMDVRREVLSDAHVDRSVSATTPFTADFQDFITRVAWGDVWSRPGLDRRSRSVAVLTAMIALGHHEEFVMHVRAALRNGLTPDEIKEVILQSAVYCGVPAANTAFKLANEVLAAEA, encoded by the coding sequence ATGAGCCGACCGTTCGGCGAAGGCCTGACCGACGCGGAGCGCTACCTGCAGGGCATGGACGTGCGGCGCGAGGTGCTCTCCGACGCGCACGTCGACCGCTCCGTCTCGGCCACGACACCCTTCACGGCCGACTTCCAGGACTTCATCACCCGGGTCGCGTGGGGCGACGTGTGGTCGCGGCCGGGCCTCGACCGGCGCTCGCGCTCGGTCGCGGTGCTCACGGCGATGATCGCGCTCGGGCACCACGAGGAGTTCGTCATGCACGTGCGTGCCGCGCTGCGCAACGGGCTGACCCCCGACGAGATCAAGGAGGTCATCCTGCAGTCCGCGGTCTACTGCGGGGTGCCCGCAGCCAACACGGCGTTCAAGCTCGCGAACGAGGTGCTCGCCGCCGAGGCCTGA
- a CDS encoding 3-oxoacid CoA-transferase subunit A translates to MIDKSVPDLEAAVAGIDDGATVMIGGFGRAGQPVELIDALIRSRASDLTIVNNNAGNGDTGLAALLATGRVRKIICSFPRQHDSWVFDGLYRDGRIELELVPQGNLAERIRAAGAGIGAFFSPTGVGTELAAGKETREIDGRTYVLEHPIHADVALISALRGDRWGNLVFRETARNFGPVMATAARVTIAQVDEIVPLGTLDPEQVVTPGIFVDRVVAVGSRPWLRDGAFVGGVDVEGRRLGDAPAPVEVDQ, encoded by the coding sequence GTGATCGACAAGTCCGTGCCCGATCTCGAGGCGGCGGTCGCCGGCATCGACGACGGCGCGACGGTGATGATCGGCGGCTTCGGCCGCGCCGGTCAGCCCGTCGAGCTGATCGACGCACTCATCCGGAGCCGCGCGAGCGACCTCACGATCGTCAACAACAACGCCGGCAACGGCGACACGGGCCTGGCTGCCCTGCTGGCGACCGGCCGGGTGCGCAAGATCATCTGCTCGTTCCCGCGGCAGCACGACTCCTGGGTCTTCGACGGCCTCTACCGCGACGGCCGCATCGAGCTCGAGCTCGTGCCGCAGGGCAACCTCGCCGAGCGCATCCGCGCGGCCGGCGCCGGCATCGGCGCCTTCTTCTCCCCCACCGGGGTCGGCACCGAGCTCGCCGCGGGCAAGGAGACGCGCGAGATCGACGGGCGCACCTACGTGCTCGAGCACCCGATCCACGCCGACGTCGCACTCATCTCAGCGCTGCGCGGCGATCGCTGGGGCAACCTGGTGTTCCGCGAGACGGCCCGCAACTTCGGCCCCGTCATGGCGACGGCGGCCCGCGTGACCATCGCCCAGGTCGACGAGATCGTGCCGCTCGGCACCCTCGACCCCGAGCAGGTCGTCACCCCCGGCATCTTCGTCGACCGCGTCGTCGCGGTCGGCTCCCGGCCCTGGCTGCGCGACGGCGCGTTCGTCGGCGGCGTCGACGTCGAGGGGCGCCGCCTCGGCGACGCTCCCGCTCCCGTGGAGGTGGACCAGTGA
- a CDS encoding 3-oxoacid CoA-transferase subunit B: MTTRISRDDLARRIAADIPEGSYVNLGIGAPTLVANYLPVDQEIILHTENGLLGMGEAPEQGSVDPDLINAGKQPVTALPGAAYFHHADSFAMMRGGHLDVCVLGAFQVSETGDLANWSTGAPGAIPAVGGAMDLAIGAKSVYVFTDLLTKQGEPKLVAACTYPLTGVGCVTRVYTDHAIFDVTEAGFAVREAFGDNTVASLSELTGLALADSRTAGQDAS, translated from the coding sequence GTGACCACGCGCATCAGCCGCGACGACCTCGCCCGGCGCATCGCCGCAGACATCCCCGAGGGCTCCTACGTCAACCTCGGCATCGGCGCCCCGACGCTGGTGGCGAACTACCTGCCGGTCGATCAGGAGATCATCCTGCACACCGAGAACGGCCTGCTCGGCATGGGCGAGGCGCCCGAGCAGGGCAGCGTCGACCCCGACCTCATCAACGCGGGCAAGCAGCCGGTCACGGCGCTGCCGGGCGCGGCGTACTTCCACCACGCCGACTCGTTCGCGATGATGCGCGGCGGCCACCTCGACGTGTGCGTGCTTGGCGCCTTCCAGGTCTCCGAGACCGGCGACCTCGCCAACTGGTCGACCGGCGCGCCCGGCGCCATCCCCGCCGTCGGCGGCGCGATGGATCTCGCGATCGGCGCGAAGAGCGTCTACGTCTTCACCGACCTGCTCACGAAGCAGGGCGAGCCCAAGCTCGTCGCGGCCTGCACCTATCCCCTCACGGGTGTCGGATGCGTGACGCGCGTGTACACGGACCACGCGATCTTCGATGTCACCGAAGCGGGCTTCGCCGTGCGGGAGGCGTTCGGCGACAACACCGTCGCCTCGCTGTCGGAGCTCACCGGCCTCGCGCTGGCCGACAGCCGGACCGCCGGACAGGACGCATCGTGA
- a CDS encoding thiolase family protein: MTASFVYDAVRTPFGRAGGALSGVRPDDLAALVMRETVERTGIDPERIADVIFGDANQAGEDNRNVARFGALLAGLPTSVTGVTVNRLCASSVEAVIQAARAVESGDAELVLAGGVESMSRAPFVVEKSPKPWPATGNPQMWNTSIGWRMVNRALPSHWTISNGESAEKVAREHGISREAQDAFAVRSHRLAAEAWAAGVFDGEIVQVPGAELARDEGIRADTSLERLAGLRALFADDGTVTAGNASSINDGASAVLVGAEGALDREPLARIAGRASHGVDPDDFPLAPIEAANKALARAGRTWADVDFVELNEAFASQALADLKGWPELDPERLNIHGGALAIGHPLGASGGRIIGRAAHELARRGSGVAVAAICIGVGQGLAVVLER; the protein is encoded by the coding sequence GTGACCGCATCCTTCGTCTACGACGCCGTCCGCACCCCGTTCGGGCGCGCCGGCGGAGCGCTCTCGGGCGTGCGCCCCGACGACCTCGCGGCGCTCGTCATGCGTGAGACGGTCGAGCGCACGGGCATCGATCCGGAGCGCATCGCCGACGTCATCTTCGGCGACGCCAACCAGGCGGGCGAGGACAACCGCAACGTCGCGCGCTTCGGCGCGCTGCTCGCCGGGCTGCCCACGTCGGTGACGGGCGTGACGGTCAATCGTCTGTGCGCGTCTTCGGTCGAGGCGGTCATCCAGGCGGCCCGCGCGGTCGAGTCCGGCGACGCCGAGCTCGTGCTCGCCGGCGGCGTCGAGTCGATGAGCCGCGCGCCGTTCGTCGTCGAGAAGTCGCCGAAGCCGTGGCCGGCGACCGGCAACCCACAGATGTGGAACACGTCGATCGGCTGGCGCATGGTCAACCGCGCACTGCCCTCGCACTGGACGATCAGCAACGGCGAGTCGGCCGAGAAGGTCGCGCGCGAGCACGGCATCTCGCGCGAGGCGCAGGACGCCTTCGCGGTGCGGTCGCACCGGCTGGCGGCCGAGGCCTGGGCTGCCGGCGTCTTCGACGGCGAGATCGTGCAGGTGCCCGGCGCCGAGCTCGCGCGCGACGAGGGCATCCGTGCCGACACCTCGCTCGAGCGGCTCGCGGGCCTGCGTGCGCTCTTCGCAGACGACGGCACGGTCACTGCAGGCAACGCGTCGTCGATCAACGACGGCGCCTCGGCCGTGCTCGTCGGCGCCGAGGGTGCGCTGGATCGCGAGCCGCTCGCGCGGATCGCCGGGCGAGCCAGCCACGGCGTCGACCCCGACGACTTCCCACTCGCACCGATCGAGGCCGCCAACAAGGCGCTCGCCCGGGCGGGCCGAACGTGGGCCGACGTCGACTTCGTCGAGCTGAACGAGGCATTCGCGTCGCAGGCGCTCGCCGACCTGAAGGGCTGGCCGGAGCTCGACCCGGAGCGCCTCAACATCCACGGCGGTGCGCTGGCGATCGGGCACCCGCTCGGCGCCTCGGGCGGACGCATCATCGGCCGTGCAGCGCACGAGCTCGCCCGTCGCGGCAGCGGCGTCGCGGTCGCGGCGATCTGCATCGGCGTGGGACAGGGCCTCGCCGTCGTGCTCGAGCGCTAG
- a CDS encoding 1-phosphofructokinase family hexose kinase codes for MATTADDPSVAPTADAKAPVLCVTTNPAIDITYTIDELRVGVSHRVPTGLACAGGKGVNVARVLRQHHEPAMVIAPIGGPVRVLFVHDLDRSGIPHRLIDVDAPTRRTTAIVTPAGTTNLNETGEAIDAASWQRVLEAVRAEAAGSRVIVSAGSLPPETPAHLCASVVEIALAAGKPVIVDVGGAQLPHAVAAGATAVKPNRHELFDAMGGSDPLDAARRLAALGHGTVFASLDVEGMLAVLPDGRAWHAMLDHVLDGNPTGAGDAAVAAIAQALAEGATLEEQLARATAWSAAAVLSPQAGAIADPTELARRIRITPIG; via the coding sequence ATGGCGACCACCGCCGACGACCCGAGCGTCGCACCCACCGCTGACGCGAAGGCCCCCGTGCTCTGCGTCACCACGAACCCCGCGATCGACATCACGTACACGATCGACGAGCTGCGGGTCGGCGTCAGCCACCGGGTGCCCACCGGCCTCGCCTGCGCCGGCGGCAAGGGCGTCAACGTCGCCCGCGTGCTGCGGCAGCACCACGAGCCCGCGATGGTCATCGCCCCGATCGGCGGGCCGGTGCGCGTGCTGTTCGTGCACGACCTCGACCGCTCCGGCATCCCCCACCGCCTCATCGACGTCGACGCGCCCACCCGGCGCACCACCGCGATCGTCACGCCGGCCGGCACCACCAACCTCAACGAGACCGGCGAGGCCATCGACGCCGCCAGCTGGCAGCGCGTGCTCGAGGCTGTGCGCGCCGAGGCAGCCGGATCCCGGGTCATCGTCTCGGCAGGCTCGCTACCGCCGGAGACGCCGGCGCACCTGTGCGCGAGCGTCGTCGAGATCGCGCTCGCCGCGGGCAAGCCGGTGATCGTCGACGTCGGGGGCGCGCAGCTGCCGCACGCGGTCGCCGCAGGCGCCACCGCCGTGAAGCCCAACCGCCACGAGCTCTTCGACGCGATGGGCGGCAGCGACCCGCTCGACGCCGCCCGCCGCCTCGCCGCGCTCGGCCACGGCACCGTCTTCGCCTCGCTCGACGTCGAGGGGATGCTCGCGGTGCTGCCCGACGGCCGCGCCTGGCACGCGATGCTCGACCACGTGCTCGACGGCAACCCGACCGGCGCCGGCGACGCCGCGGTCGCCGCGATCGCGCAGGCGCTCGCCGAGGGCGCGACGCTCGAGGAGCAGCTCGCCCGCGCGACGGCGTGGTCGGCGGCAGCGGTGCTCTCGCCCCAGGCAGGCGCGATCGCCGATCCCACCGAGCTCGCCCGACGCATCCGCATCACCCCCATCGGCTGA
- a CDS encoding GNAT family N-acetyltransferase, whose translation MENLRLEELNAANIVAANGMTLKRGQEAFLAGNARLEEFVNTQSSWQRVIFDGEQPVAFVMANFDPEVDREEYRSSILRMYVAGDAQRKGVGSFTVDQVAEEAKRQGFDSVFAVWEEGETGPGRFFQAVGFEIIGENEYGESIGRKSL comes from the coding sequence ATGGAGAACCTGCGCCTCGAAGAGCTGAACGCGGCCAACATCGTCGCTGCCAACGGCATGACGCTCAAGCGCGGGCAGGAGGCGTTCCTCGCCGGCAACGCCCGCCTCGAGGAGTTCGTCAACACGCAGAGCTCCTGGCAGCGGGTGATCTTCGACGGCGAGCAGCCCGTCGCGTTCGTGATGGCGAACTTCGACCCCGAGGTCGACCGCGAGGAGTACCGCTCGAGCATCCTGCGCATGTACGTCGCGGGCGACGCGCAGCGCAAGGGCGTCGGCAGCTTCACGGTCGATCAGGTGGCCGAGGAGGCCAAGCGCCAGGGCTTCGACAGCGTCTTCGCGGTCTGGGAAGAGGGCGAGACCGGCCCCGGCAGGTTCTTCCAGGCCGTCGGCTTCGAGATCATCGGCGAGAACGAGTACGGCGAGTCGATCGGCCGCAAGAGCCTCTGA
- a CDS encoding alpha-amylase family glycosyl hydrolase → MRRLVAAVVAAAVLAVTGCAAAAPERRDTGVALFQWSWNAIADECGVLSDAGVAWVLTSPPQEHVDGRTAGVPGTDGTEWWWSYQPTSYQVESRLGTRAEFAAMTAACGEAGVDVYADAVINHMAGVESGSGWAGTAFTHYAYPGTYSRADFHDCDRNPDDDIDGYTEPFVIQHCELENLADLATESPRVRETIGAYLDDLLSLGVTGFRLDAAKHIDPDDVAAIVAALPEGTPVISEVIRGAGEPVQPEQYTGFSTVWEFGWAERVGSFVQDGSARALADLDPDSYGLLERSARTFLVNHDTERNGTTLSYRDGRELSAATAVMLATDYGPPTLHSGYAFSERDQGPALEADGSVADASCTGDEVPDRIVDGWEDRAWVCQHRWPGTLELVSWRTRVVDAPVTEQSSMESAYVSLRGETAAMIVQLDDEPVAVQVPVTLPDGSYCDVVVPDCASVIEVAGGVAAIELEPWQAVALDRFTRP, encoded by the coding sequence ATGCGTCGACTGGTCGCGGCCGTCGTCGCGGCAGCCGTGCTGGCCGTCACCGGCTGCGCGGCCGCGGCACCCGAGCGCCGCGACACGGGCGTCGCGCTCTTCCAGTGGAGCTGGAACGCCATCGCCGACGAGTGCGGCGTGCTCAGCGACGCCGGCGTCGCCTGGGTGCTCACCTCGCCGCCGCAGGAGCACGTCGACGGCCGCACCGCCGGCGTGCCCGGCACAGACGGCACCGAGTGGTGGTGGTCGTACCAGCCGACCTCCTACCAGGTCGAGTCGCGCCTGGGCACCCGCGCCGAGTTCGCCGCGATGACCGCCGCGTGCGGCGAGGCGGGCGTCGACGTCTACGCGGATGCGGTCATCAACCACATGGCGGGCGTCGAGTCGGGCTCGGGCTGGGCAGGCACCGCGTTCACCCACTACGCGTACCCGGGCACCTACTCGCGCGCCGACTTCCACGACTGCGACCGGAACCCCGACGACGACATCGACGGCTACACCGAGCCGTTCGTGATCCAGCACTGCGAGCTCGAGAACCTGGCCGACCTCGCGACCGAGTCGCCCCGCGTGCGAGAGACCATCGGCGCCTACCTCGACGACCTGCTCTCGCTCGGCGTCACCGGATTCCGCCTCGACGCCGCCAAGCACATCGACCCGGACGACGTCGCCGCGATCGTCGCCGCGCTGCCCGAGGGCACACCGGTGATCAGCGAGGTGATCCGCGGCGCGGGCGAGCCGGTGCAGCCCGAGCAGTACACCGGCTTCTCGACGGTGTGGGAGTTCGGCTGGGCCGAGCGCGTCGGCTCGTTCGTGCAGGACGGCTCGGCCAGGGCGCTCGCCGACCTCGACCCCGACTCCTACGGGCTGCTCGAGCGGAGCGCGCGCACCTTCCTCGTCAACCACGACACCGAGCGCAACGGCACCACGCTCTCCTACCGCGACGGCCGCGAGCTGTCGGCAGCGACCGCCGTCATGCTCGCGACCGACTACGGACCGCCGACGCTCCACTCGGGCTACGCCTTCTCGGAGCGTGATCAGGGTCCGGCGCTCGAGGCCGACGGGTCGGTGGCGGATGCGTCGTGCACCGGCGACGAGGTGCCCGACCGCATCGTCGATGGCTGGGAGGACCGCGCGTGGGTCTGCCAGCACCGCTGGCCGGGCACCCTCGAGCTGGTCTCGTGGCGCACCCGCGTCGTCGACGCGCCGGTGACCGAGCAGTCGTCGATGGAGTCGGCCTACGTCTCGCTCCGCGGCGAGACGGCGGCCATGATCGTGCAGCTCGACGACGAGCCGGTCGCCGTGCAGGTGCCTGTGACGCTCCCCGACGGCAGCTACTGCGACGTCGTGGTGCCCGACTGCGCATCCGTCATCGAGGTCGCGGGCGGCGTCGCCGCGATCGAGCTGGAGCCTTGGCAGGCGGTGGCGCTCGACCGGTTCACGCGGCCGTAG